In Nitrosophilus alvini, the following are encoded in one genomic region:
- a CDS encoding DUF6394 family protein, whose product MDWGKVVYMFFALMSLTTTAGFLYENNEVSLFIAASINLASTILKIGVRSLLSAELLASSLVADLHLIPAFFFLEFAGDDKAAIALAIGAIVANVFSLALVLVEAMKSEEKF is encoded by the coding sequence ATGGATTGGGGTAAAGTCGTATATATGTTTTTTGCTCTTATGAGCCTTACAACAACCGCGGGATTTTTATACGAAAACAATGAAGTCTCTCTTTTTATCGCTGCAAGTATAAATCTTGCATCAACTATTTTGAAAATAGGTGTAAGAAGCCTTCTTTCTGCTGAACTGTTGGCAAGTTCTCTTGTGGCCGATCTTCATTTGATACCAGCTTTTTTCTTTCTTGAATTTGCCGGTGATGATAAAGCCGCGATTGCTCTTGCAATAGGAGCGATAGTAGCAAACGTGTTTTCACTTGCGCTTGTTCTTGTAGAAGCGATGAAGAGCGAAGAAAAATTTTAA
- the leuS gene encoding leucine--tRNA ligase: protein MSYNPKEIEQKWQKYWIENDSFEPQNDYRKEKRYILSMFPYPSGRIHMGHVRNYCIGDAIARYYRKSGKNVLHPIGWDAFGMPAENAAIKNRVHPKKWTYENIEYMRKELDALGFSFSKKREFATCDELYTKFEQAFIIDMWEKGLMYRKKGTVNWCPHDLTVLANEQVIEGRCWRCDTEVVQKEMDQYYIKITDYAQELLDSLEKLENGWPKQVIAMQRNWIGRSEGLEFMFHFDKESMEKLNFKFEGFEVFTTRPDTIYGVSYTALAPEHDIVKYLVEHSLLDKEAVEKIKKMQNTPAKERAQAEKEGLFLGLYVTHPITHKKIPVWVANFVLTEYGSGAVMAVPAHDQRDYEFALKYNLPIKYVIKPKNGEIDTSKAYIEPGILFDSGEFSGLSSEEAKNRIIEYFEKNSLGKKTVNFKLKDWGVSRQRYWGTPIPLIKCEKCGIVPEKKENLPVALPEDVEITGEGNPLEIHPTWKYTKCPKCGSDAIRETDTLDTFVESSWYFLRFTTNENDWERVPFTKKDIDYWMEVDQYIGGIEHAILHLLYARFFTKALRDLGYIDIDEPFKRLLTQGMVLKDGAKMSKSKGNVVDPDSIIEKYGADTARLFILFAAPPSKELEWNDSAVEGAYRFIKRFYEKSSEARKCDSLPQIDHSSLSKEEKEARKKVYEALKKSKDVYEKNFAFNTLIAASMEAMNALNAQKNEDVWTEGYFVLLNILEPIIPHICWELSEELFGRNNFKEIAVKEEVFEEANITLAVTVNGKRRAEIEVSKDASKEDIIAQAKETVAKWIEGKTVVKEIVVPGRLVNFVVK, encoded by the coding sequence ATGAGTTACAATCCCAAAGAGATTGAACAAAAATGGCAGAAATACTGGATTGAAAACGACTCTTTTGAACCGCAAAACGATTATAGAAAAGAGAAGAGATATATTTTGAGTATGTTTCCCTATCCCAGTGGAAGAATACATATGGGACATGTAAGAAACTACTGTATAGGCGATGCTATAGCCAGATATTACAGAAAAAGCGGCAAAAATGTTTTGCATCCCATCGGGTGGGATGCATTTGGCATGCCGGCGGAAAATGCTGCTATAAAAAACAGAGTACATCCGAAGAAATGGACATATGAAAATATTGAATATATGAGAAAAGAGCTTGACGCTTTGGGTTTTTCCTTTTCGAAAAAAAGAGAGTTCGCCACATGTGATGAGCTTTATACGAAGTTTGAACAGGCATTTATCATAGATATGTGGGAAAAAGGTCTGATGTATAGAAAAAAAGGGACAGTCAATTGGTGTCCCCATGACCTTACTGTTCTCGCAAATGAACAGGTTATTGAAGGTAGATGCTGGAGATGTGATACCGAAGTTGTCCAAAAAGAGATGGATCAGTACTATATTAAGATAACCGATTATGCCCAGGAGCTTCTGGACAGTTTAGAAAAGCTTGAAAACGGCTGGCCGAAACAGGTCATAGCTATGCAGAGAAACTGGATAGGCAGAAGTGAAGGGCTAGAGTTCATGTTTCATTTCGATAAAGAGAGCATGGAAAAACTCAATTTTAAATTTGAAGGGTTTGAAGTATTTACCACAAGGCCCGATACGATATACGGCGTGAGCTATACAGCCCTTGCTCCTGAACACGATATCGTAAAGTATCTTGTCGAACACTCTTTATTGGATAAAGAGGCGGTAGAAAAAATCAAGAAGATGCAAAATACTCCTGCAAAGGAGAGAGCACAGGCTGAAAAAGAGGGGCTGTTTCTGGGACTTTACGTCACACATCCTATTACTCATAAAAAGATTCCGGTATGGGTTGCAAACTTTGTTCTTACAGAGTACGGAAGCGGTGCTGTTATGGCCGTTCCGGCTCATGACCAGAGAGACTATGAGTTTGCTTTAAAATACAACCTTCCCATAAAATATGTCATTAAACCAAAGAATGGAGAAATTGATACCTCAAAAGCCTACATTGAACCGGGAATACTTTTTGACAGTGGTGAATTTAGCGGCCTTTCAAGCGAAGAGGCAAAAAACAGAATTATAGAATATTTCGAAAAAAACTCACTAGGGAAAAAAACAGTAAATTTCAAACTCAAAGACTGGGGAGTGAGCCGCCAAAGATATTGGGGAACTCCTATTCCTTTGATAAAATGTGAAAAATGCGGAATCGTTCCGGAGAAGAAAGAGAATCTCCCGGTGGCTCTACCGGAAGATGTGGAAATAACCGGTGAAGGAAATCCTCTCGAAATTCATCCAACATGGAAATATACCAAATGTCCGAAATGCGGCAGCGATGCTATAAGGGAGACAGATACTCTTGATACATTTGTCGAGTCAAGCTGGTATTTTCTGAGATTTACCACAAATGAAAACGATTGGGAAAGGGTGCCTTTTACGAAAAAAGATATCGATTACTGGATGGAAGTAGACCAGTATATAGGGGGAATCGAACATGCCATACTGCATCTATTATATGCAAGGTTTTTTACAAAAGCACTAAGAGACCTTGGATATATCGATATAGACGAACCTTTTAAAAGACTTCTTACACAGGGAATGGTACTTAAAGACGGCGCAAAGATGAGTAAATCGAAAGGGAATGTGGTAGACCCCGATTCCATTATAGAAAAATACGGTGCCGATACAGCTAGACTCTTTATCCTTTTTGCAGCTCCTCCTTCAAAGGAACTCGAATGGAATGACAGTGCGGTCGAGGGAGCTTACAGGTTTATAAAAAGATTCTATGAAAAATCATCAGAAGCAAGAAAATGTGACTCTTTGCCTCAAATCGATCACTCTTCTTTGTCAAAAGAGGAGAAAGAGGCGAGAAAAAAAGTGTATGAAGCGCTTAAAAAGTCAAAAGATGTTTATGAGAAAAACTTTGCGTTCAATACCCTTATTGCCGCTTCTATGGAAGCTATGAACGCTTTGAATGCACAGAAAAACGAGGATGTCTGGACGGAAGGGTATTTTGTATTGCTCAATATTCTTGAACCGATAATTCCGCATATATGCTGGGAGCTCAGTGAAGAGCTTTTCGGACGCAATAACTTTAAAGAGATAGCTGTAAAAGAGGAGGTTTTTGAAGAGGCCAATATCACTCTTGCAGTTACGGTAAACGGAAAAAGAAGAGCCGAGATAGAAGTTTCAAAAGATGCCTCAAAAGAGGATATAATTGCACAAGCGAAAGAGACAGTCGCCAAGTGGATAGAAGGCAAAACAGTGGTAAAAGAGATAGTGGTCCCGGGAAGACTGGTAAATTTTGTAGTCAAATGA
- the lptE gene encoding LPS assembly lipoprotein LptE encodes MKKYFVILITNLLFLNIFTGCGYKPASVHAKKVLGDKIYTDVEIYLRDPENSVLIKDAVNEAIVSRFKGKLTEKEKADTILSVKLRGVSFSPLQYDKNGYVVYYRARVSLNIKYTNKEETKSFTVTGTYDFPIEPNAVISDSKRFEAIRESSKKALDQFISKITITGYLKNRNI; translated from the coding sequence ATGAAAAAATATTTTGTAATTTTGATTACAAATCTGCTTTTTTTAAATATTTTTACCGGATGCGGTTACAAGCCCGCATCGGTGCATGCGAAAAAGGTTTTAGGGGATAAAATATATACCGATGTGGAGATTTATCTAAGAGATCCCGAAAACTCCGTATTGATAAAAGATGCTGTAAATGAGGCGATAGTCAGCCGTTTTAAGGGAAAACTAACGGAAAAAGAGAAAGCTGATACTATACTTTCCGTAAAACTCAGAGGTGTAAGTTTTTCTCCTTTGCAGTATGATAAAAACGGATATGTTGTATATTACAGAGCAAGAGTCAGTCTCAATATAAAATATACAAACAAAGAAGAGACAAAGAGTTTTACAGTCACTGGAACCTATGACTTTCCGATAGAGCCAAATGCGGTTATTTCCGATTCCAAAAGATTTGAAGCAATTAGAGAGAGTTCAAAAAAAGCTTTGGATCAGTTTATATCAAAAATAACAATAACCGGATATCTTAAAAACAGAAATATATGA
- a CDS encoding bifunctional folylpolyglutamate synthase/dihydrofolate synthase — MKNLQDFLAQKPLYYKKIDLTRMPKAYESVKDILVIPKIIHIVGTNGKGSTGRFLAHMLHKKGFKTGHYTSPHIVRFNERIWLEGKDVSDETLENAHIQLQKTFPKKVVESLSYFEYTTFLAMKVFEDCDYVVLEAGLGGEYDATNVFRKVLSLFTPIAYDHQAFLGEDIESIAKTKLRSMDKRAIIGYQKYKKIYDIAEDIAKQKGTELKKIDDFLTESEKKEIEEFIKETGFAPFFAQNCQLAAAAFKALGEDFEKELLKDVKIRGRMEKIAPNITIDVGHNPLAAEAIKTAVKKNSILVYNSFEDKDCKKVLSILKPVIKRVEILEIPNERAVDKELLVSVLNELDIDFCLFDKIDEKENYLVFGSFSVVEEFLRIYEKKIYNNNQ, encoded by the coding sequence ATGAAAAATCTTCAAGATTTCCTCGCACAAAAACCTCTTTATTATAAAAAAATCGATCTGACAAGAATGCCAAAAGCCTATGAGTCGGTTAAAGATATTCTTGTAATTCCCAAAATAATTCATATAGTCGGAACCAACGGCAAAGGAAGTACAGGCCGCTTTTTAGCGCATATGCTTCATAAAAAAGGATTCAAAACAGGCCATTATACCTCACCTCATATAGTAAGATTCAATGAACGCATCTGGCTTGAGGGCAAAGATGTATCGGATGAGACTCTCGAAAATGCCCACATCCAACTTCAAAAAACTTTTCCTAAAAAGGTTGTCGAAAGTCTTAGCTATTTTGAGTACACCACTTTTCTTGCAATGAAAGTTTTCGAAGATTGTGATTATGTAGTTCTTGAGGCAGGTCTTGGAGGAGAGTATGACGCAACAAATGTATTTAGAAAAGTTTTGTCTCTCTTTACACCTATAGCCTATGACCATCAGGCATTTTTGGGAGAGGATATAGAATCCATTGCGAAAACTAAACTGAGAAGTATGGATAAAAGGGCAATCATCGGCTATCAAAAGTATAAAAAAATTTATGATATTGCTGAAGATATAGCAAAGCAAAAAGGTACTGAGCTTAAAAAAATAGACGATTTTTTAACAGAGAGTGAAAAAAAAGAGATCGAAGAGTTTATAAAAGAAACCGGCTTTGCCCCTTTTTTTGCACAAAATTGTCAGTTGGCCGCGGCTGCTTTCAAGGCCTTGGGTGAGGATTTCGAAAAAGAGCTTCTAAAAGATGTTAAAATAAGAGGCAGAATGGAAAAAATTGCCCCCAATATAACGATAGATGTAGGACATAATCCGCTTGCAGCCGAAGCGATAAAAACCGCAGTTAAAAAAAACAGTATTCTTGTTTATAACAGTTTTGAAGACAAAGATTGTAAAAAAGTGCTTTCTATACTGAAACCTGTTATAAAAAGAGTTGAAATTCTGGAAATTCCAAACGAGCGTGCGGTTGACAAAGAGTTACTTGTTTCTGTATTGAATGAGTTGGATATAGATTTTTGCCTGTTTGATAAAATTGATGAAAAAGAGAACTACCTGGTATTTGGATCATTCAGTGTGGTAGAGGAATTTTTGAGGATATATGAAAAGAAGATTTACAATAACAATCAGTGA
- a CDS encoding M23 family metallopeptidase — protein MKRRFTITISDVHGVKQYTLHQIIKKIALYLLGGLLAIILIGGITIFYLLKEVDRLEYKKKELLLENEVLKKSIEDKTKKLDEIGDKLEDIEKLIGLKPLPESSIVERIDTAALTSRELALIFANIPNGSPVEYRGISGSFGWRKHPIKKTKEFHRGIDLRAPMNTPVYAPADAVVEYAAKHKKSGFGKLVILDHNYGFRTFYGHLNKFAVKPGDFVKKGDIIGYTGNTGLSNGPHLHYEIRFIERVLNPYYFIKWNRSDFEYIFKKVRRVPWDSLVKTVTRSSLPKKQLSSKELTSEGR, from the coding sequence ATGAAAAGAAGATTTACAATAACAATCAGTGATGTTCATGGTGTAAAACAGTATACGCTGCATCAGATAATAAAAAAAATTGCCCTGTATTTGTTGGGCGGACTGCTTGCGATAATTTTAATAGGCGGTATTACTATTTTTTACCTTTTAAAAGAGGTAGACAGGCTTGAATACAAGAAAAAAGAGCTTTTGCTTGAAAATGAAGTTCTTAAAAAGAGCATAGAAGATAAAACAAAAAAGCTCGATGAGATCGGCGACAAACTGGAAGATATAGAAAAATTGATAGGACTAAAACCCCTTCCTGAAAGCAGTATCGTCGAAAGGATAGATACAGCTGCACTGACATCAAGGGAACTTGCGCTTATATTTGCAAATATTCCCAACGGCTCGCCGGTAGAGTATAGAGGTATAAGCGGGAGTTTCGGCTGGAGAAAACACCCCATAAAAAAAACAAAAGAGTTTCACAGAGGCATAGATCTCAGAGCGCCTATGAATACACCTGTATATGCACCTGCTGACGCTGTTGTAGAGTATGCGGCAAAGCATAAAAAAAGCGGATTCGGCAAACTTGTTATACTTGATCATAACTACGGTTTCAGGACATTTTACGGACATCTGAACAAGTTTGCAGTCAAACCGGGTGACTTTGTGAAGAAGGGCGATATTATAGGGTATACGGGAAATACAGGTCTTAGCAATGGTCCGCACCTGCATTATGAGATAAGGTTTATTGAAAGAGTGCTCAATCCCTACTATTTTATCAAATGGAACAGGAGCGATTTTGAGTATATATTTAAAAAAGTTAGGAGAGTGCCATGGGATTCTTTGGTAAAAACAGTAACGCGAAGCAGCCTTCCCAAAAAACAATTATCATCGAAGGAACTCACATCAGAGGGGAGATGA
- a CDS encoding bactofilin family protein yields the protein MKIECALYLDGVYEGKIESSSSVVIGKKGKVTGEVYADKIIINGELKGMIDARSVEIMSEGRVFGEIVTDEIVIEPKGLFEGESKIRKNRKEVGDSGEDI from the coding sequence ATGAAGATAGAGTGCGCTCTTTATCTCGATGGTGTATACGAAGGCAAAATTGAATCAAGCAGCTCTGTAGTGATCGGGAAAAAGGGAAAAGTCACAGGAGAGGTTTATGCCGATAAAATTATAATAAACGGAGAGTTAAAAGGCATGATAGATGCCAGAAGTGTTGAAATTATGAGCGAAGGACGTGTTTTTGGCGAAATAGTGACCGATGAGATAGTGATAGAACCAAAAGGTCTGTTTGAAGGTGAGAGCAAAATCAGAAAAAATAGGAAGGAAGTGGGTGATTCAGGCGAAGATATTTGA